The nucleotide sequence CTTAAAACCAACAACTGTTGGGTATTCGGTAAATCTTATATAGTTGTGCTTTCAAATCTTCAACGTAGAATTATACCTTGATATTCATACTGTGAACTCCTCCCGCCTTTGATTGGTGTTGATGCAGCCACTGGTTCTCCGAGTCTAGTCCTTCCATCACTACGGATAGAATCAGCAGCCTCGGTTACAATGTGACTGCCATAACCTTCGCTTCCAGATCTCTGATTACTGAAACCGGTTTGTTCTGCTTTCATTCCCTGATAGTTTGATATCATTTCTGGTGGTTGATATATCAAACTATTCCATTCCTCGTTTTGGTTGACTGCTGATATATTTGGGGATGGTACGGTTATTTGAACACGCGGATTTATAGTTGACTGGTCAATCTGTATATATTGGTCATTTCTAATAGCTGGCTCTCTGTTATGAGATTGCTGATTGAGCGTATTATTGCCGCCAAATGAAGGTACGCCTTGTGGCATAGGGGATCTTTGTCCCGAGGGTGACTGTCTTCTTGACATTGTAGGAACTAATGGTTCAGCTACTGGAATTCCTTGTGCTATTGGAGATCTTTGTCTAACATTCGGATCTATACGTGGAGAGAGTAGTTTAGTTGGCATTGAAGAAGCCCTTGGTTGCAGATTTTGTTGCTGCGGTAAAAATATAGCATCGGTATCATCAACGGACTGATGACCTAACTGATTCACTGTATTATAATATTGCTGCTGAGGGAGTGATTCCGCTGTTTGATACCCTATTGAAGTGTTTATCAAATTTGTCTGTTCTTGTCTAGCTGGCGAAATGGGTCTAAATGTATTTTCTGCCGAACCAAATTGTGAATCAGCTTGAAATTGTGGTCTGTTTCGAGGATCAGCAGACGCATTTCGTTGCTGTGGACGAAAAGGCGATTGCGGTTTAACCGTTTGATTTTGAACGGATGCTTTGAGTTGATTAATATATTGACTTTGTTGTGATGTTGGTTCATTTTGATAGGAAACTGTGCCTGTTATTGCTGCACCGGGAGCTGAACTTTGTTCGTAATAACTTCGGGAAGATGTGCAGCAAGTTTCTTTCGTTCCTTGACCAAATCTTGAAAATGCAtctaaaatgaacaaatataatatGTAATACTGAAAATACTGTGGATTGGACTATTTTCGTTGAACATCAATTTTCTCGGATTTCGTGGGttcaggtgaaccacaaattacAGTGTTCAACGATATACAAATTTGCCATtggttgtatgcagactttgacaaaaccacgaaattaaatatccacgactGTCACAGTGTAAGTTTTCCacaatctacgaaaattggtatccacaaaaataaagaaatccaCAGTTACAGAACTCCATTACAAGGCCGGCATGTACTTCTGGTAATACATGAACTAGAATACAATCAAATGCTTCTGTTTTTCAGGGTTTTACTCAAACCGGCATATTAATAATTAAAGAGCGACGAAACTAGGGCTGACGTTGACAATTCAGCAATGCAAAAATCAGGTTGTTTTAAAAAGCTGACACAAGAGCGCTCCAATCAactaaatttgcaaaattttataacAATCTAGAGTGAAGAGGGATGTCTACTTCCACTCATTCTTCACAAAAATAACTATAGAGATTCAATCAACCCTCTCAGAGCAACAAACTTCTCGAATCTGTAGTGGAGTCCGGATCATTATAGGACTTCAGGGTCAAAGTGAATACCATCTCCTGGACCCAAACACCTCTCGACTAGACAGTAGGATAACCAGTGTATGTATAGTTGAAATTACGCTAATTACTCTATTGTAAATACTATCCAGTTTTTCTGGACCTCAACTCCTCCCCAGTTGAGTGGCCTCCTGTCTGTTTGAGATGCGACCAATATCAATTACACTTCGACTCGTTACCGGGAAAAAGGAAAAGAATTGGATGACTTCGTATACTATACAGAACAGTCTTAATTCGCAGACGTATTAGTATAGAACAGAGTAATATTCACGACAGGTTTTAACTTCTCGTACTGAATTTTGCATGTAGCATTGGCCACTGATCGTTATTATTTATGATTCAATCAATCACTTATTTGAAATCCACGACACACAAGCTAACCCATTCTGCTTAAACATGAGGATGAAAATATATGACATTTCATTGTTAAACTTCATATCATTTCATTTGTATAATACCATATATTTACACTTGAAGTGAAACATATgtttaaacaaacttttttttataattttgatttcatTGTTAAACTTCATATCATTTCATTTGTATAATACCATATATTTACACTTGAAGTGAAACATATgtttaaacaaacttttttttataattttgtcgaTTTTGTTTATTCGACTTTTTTTAAGTTTGCAAAAACTTGTTTATttaggatataaaaaaaaaacgtttttatgttatttcaattttgttaattgTTATTATCAGTTTGGAACGTCGATGTGTATAAGTTAAATGgtataaatatacaaatgtacttGCCTTCAAACTTTCTACAGAGGCTGTCATCGGTCCAAGTCAAAACAGCATTGAGAACATTTGCAGTTTTCAAAGTTGCGTTATTTTTCACCGTTaccaaataatttttcaaaaatgaattcTCCTTCAGAAGTCGATCATTTTCTCTCAGCAAACTTATTATGTATTCAGATTGATTCCGGTTATCACTTGCCATACTAACAAAGCTACATCGTTATAACTGGAAATAAATTTTCGAAGCCACGGTCGCGTTAGTAACAATTGAAGTCGCCGACGTCGTCACAGACGTTATTGTTGGTGCACTGAATGGATTAAAAGATGCAAAATATACATAAAAGTTCCAACGACAAAAAAGTAAACCCTATAACCGACTTTCGGTAAGTCACATGCAATCGGTAACACAgtttataatatacaaaattcTGCTCTTCACGATAGCCAAAACCATTGTTTAAtagcaattaaaacaaataaaatgccaTAGCATTTTCACGTACGAAATTTAGATAAGTGAATTACATTGCATCGCTTGGTTGAAATGctattaaataaaatcatcagTATAAAAACCCATTATAAATGGGAACTGGTAAAGCAGGCGTCCAACATacagaaatatagaaaaaaatcattagttTCCTCAATGTTAGTCACACTATATTATAATGTGGAAAACTCTTTCTCTTCGCGAAGTCCAGTGAGTGGTGTAAAGTTCTAGTTCAGATTGTGGTGTAAAGTTCTAGTTCAGATTGTGGTGTAAAGTTCTAGTTCAGATTGTGATGTAAAGTTCTAGTTCAGATTGTGGTGCAAAGTTCTAGTTCAGATTGTGGTGTAAAGTTCTAGTTCATATTGTGGTGTAAAGTTCTAGTTTAGAAGGGTGGAATACCAAAATATGAAAGCATAAAACTTGCATAGTTATGTtagtttgttttcaaaattcatattaaataaactcagcatagataccagggttgaaattttaaaacagtttAGTTCTCTTTTGAATCCATTACTGAAAAAAAGCCAGTTGACTCATTCATAGCACTGTGCggtaaaatgtttttattatacttttGTGAAGATGTTGTTTATAACTGTAGCAAGTTTAGTCCATGGTCATAATAAGCtaaatacaaattttaaccaaCTAATCTCCGTTTTCAAAGATTAAAACCAACAaacacaacacaaaataaaacaaaacaaattaacttCAATTATTTACCCTAGCAAAACGGTTGAAATGTAAGCTCGACAGGACTATAACGTTATGTCTGTCACATTGTTTATCCAATTGTCTATGATATTcctatttattttgttatcttacCCAACATACCTTTTACTACCACAAATGTGTCCGACCgcgaaaaaaaatctatatttatataaaagatagCCGACATTTTATATGAACTGACGACCTTCCAAAGGACAACTTTAAAAGATGTCGACCAGTCGCTTCACActctattattattattcatcatTTTGCTCACAAAAGGTAAATCTATCTTATTTCTAACCAACAATCGGTGATTTAAAACGAAAACACGTTCATACCTTCCTGATTCCCCCTTAAACTTGTGTATATCTAAATCTGAATATGTTGACAATCACAAGAgttcatttttaaattgttaaagaCAGATTTTTGTTATCACCGATCAATAAGGTTAAGGGTGTATGCAAAAACTAgtgtaaatattttgaaattcctATCACTGTGTTGAAAAGTATGAAAGACATGCATTTGCAAGCGACTGTAACAGACAAATTAACATAAATCTATAAGATTTTGAAATCCCTCAACCCTTCGGACAATGTCGCAAATTTTGCTTCTTCTGTTACAAAAAGTTAAGTAAATGTTGCTTTCCTTAACATCTAGcggtaaatattttttaaattgtttcctTTTTTCTACATACTTAGGATTTATCGACTGAACGTGTCATCACTGTAAATTTTACTGAGGTGACTTACTGGAAGACTTTAGAAGTTAGGGGCATATCCAGGTTTTGAGGTTAGGAGCTTGACCCTTATAATGATGACGCCTATGGATGCGACCTCGCTTTGACCACTTTACTATATGTATGCAACATGTTGCGATATCCCTGACAGCGGTTGGGTTTAAATTTAACGATATAACCGACACATCTACAATTAAAAGACGGGGTATCCAATATAAaagtttattaggtctttccacctttccgtggaaagacctattggatttcttctgattattattaggtctttccacctttcgtgtggaaagacctattgattttgttctgattattttttttttcttccgcctaatttttttcttgcggtgtaaaaatgtttcaaaagatgtcgcttagtgtttttgtatatgagatcatacagtctatatgcttttgaaactcaccctgtttaaccagagacatatatacacatatatgtctctggtttaaccgaacacttttctttgtaagagttatctccccaaacactgtttttcttgttatcagatctcctacgcaaccgtaaaagaaagcgacaaatttatttttccaaattgctcgttatatcctcaggatgttacgttttattttgaccgaagctttacgaagaccccatatgagagtaatttccccttttgtattgaaataagtgaaataaatttgtaactggaaaaccataagtgatagaggcctagggtcttttgatttgagggccttgctcaaaaagtatgaaaatgaggtcaaggtcaaaggtcaaggtcatgttcaaatttttgattttgggttgttatctcttattttaagaaatcatacaagatatcgacaaaatattttcacacaattgttagttgcgacatgtcgtaacatgtaaattttacttaaaaggaTACGTAACATTTAATGCgagttttgcccccttttatatctaatattagttgtatggtaatataactcattaacaatataaagtagaggcctagagtcttttgatttgaggtccttggttgatgaccttgaaattgagctcaaggtcataggtaaattcaacgttctagtttttgacctttactttttcctcttatatatacatgataaagccatgggacttttggcaaaaggttgcaagcaatgtgaccttgaaaaagccaaccggaagtgaccttttgtaaaccggaagtagccattttttgtactaatttaatgtaaaagtatatagaaccatctatttttggaatcagtgtcaaataaactatcaaaacataccggaaataacatcttttaaaccggaagtaaaaaatgatctcccttatgtatatctttttgtatagaaaccatatatttttggaatcagcgtccaataagctgtcatttgacgctaaaattgacatttaaaaccgaattttaatattttcatataaaaaagatccttactggtggaaagaccatcaatggttctctgaacaattggtttttaattattattatttttttttttattcttccgcctaattcttttcttgcgtagtattgatgtttcaaaagatgtcgcttagatatttggaatatgatatcgtaaagcgtatgcacttttaaaactgaccactgcgtaaccaaatactttacgttgtaagagttatttccccaaacactgtttttcttgtggccactactccttcgcaaccataaaagattacgacaaatttattttaccaaattgctcgttacatcctcaggatgttctgttttattttgaccgaagccgtatagagactccatatgagagttagttccccttttgtatttgaaattttgaaatgtattttaaactggaaaaccataagtgatagagacctagggtcttttgttttgagatcattggtccaaaaaaatgaaaattaggtaaaggtcaaaggtcaatgtcatattctaaattttgattttggcctattttcactaattttcattaaccttataagataccgacaaattatttttactaaattgttagttgcgacatgtcgtaacttatatattttggttaaaagggtgtgtagacataaaatgggagtttttgcccctcctatattaagaattaaacgtaaagtgatataactcattaactatacatattacagacctagggtctttttatttggggtccctggtttatgaccttgaaatataggtcaaggtcatcagtaaatttgacgttctagattttgacctttgctcaaaattcatatttatacatcattaagccataggaactgacattttcaactgaattttaatattttcatatcaaaatagatccttattggtggaaagaccttcaattgttctctgaacaattggtttttaattaatcctgtttttattgtatttgtataTGATTATACCTATATGCTTATATACTTATGGTTCTACAGGTACTACTGGCACTTTTTGAAAAAGACTGCAGATTTAACCGTAAGCTCGTTAACCTCCATACTGGTGAACAGAACAGTCCTGACTACATGAGAATAAACTCTGATGGGCTAGTCCCTGTTTTAAAAGACGGAGAGAAAGTTATCGTAGAGTCAGACAAAATAATTCAGTATATTGATAAAGAAGTAAAATCAGGTAAgaattaaaatgaacaaaatagtCATTATAGAACTAACTGACTAAGAAGATGTGGATACCTGCCAAgactgagacaactctcaatcaaacAAGTGTTGatcgcacggccttcaacaatgaacaaaacacatacagtcctgaaatgaaaaatacaaaacaatttgaACAAGAAAAGGATTAGACTATACTATAGGTacaaatcaatttgtttttaaatttgatctaAAGCAGCAAAATAATTTGACCCAGAACAATGTCTTGTCACAGTATTACAGACGTGCAGCAGGATACCGGAAATCTTATGTAATtataagaagaagtggtatggATGCCAATGAGAAAATGAAAAAGTCACAATGTTTTGTAAAAttcaaccattataggtcaaattataTAATATTCGGCCTTCAACACttagcattggctcacaccgagcagCAGCTATTGAGGGTCCCAAAAATGTCTGTGTACAACCAACAATTGTCTagataatctatataaaaaagaaacgagaaacacttataccgaacaacatcaacaaacgtcaACCATGCACTGAACAATAGGTTCATTATCTCCTTTTTGTACAACACATCTAAAGACAATTACTTGTCATTAATACATGAAAAACAAGATCATCTAAATTAAAGAGCAAATTCACCGTATTACTCCTGTTTCTTACAACAGAGAATCGCAGGTttgtttactgattttttttcaaatataaatacagTGTCAATATCTCGTGTTCTACAGTAATGATGCTATTTCGACAGGACCGAATTTGGTTCCAGATCCTAACACTTCAGCTGGAAGGGATGTccaaagattacaaaatttaatggCGGACATAAATGTGAGATTGTTGACATTTGGTGTTATTGCTAATCAAGAGTTGTCCATCAATGGTGTAAAAATGCCAAGAATATTTCTAAAGATAATTTCAGGTATAAAAAACTATAGTAGTACAAGCCGTTTTTCTCTGTTTCTAGACGCAATTTAAGTTTTGACACTCATCCTATAATAGTTTTATTAATTATAACCTTGTATTAGTGTATTGTTCTAGTCCGAAGTTCCAAGTTGATATCCAGAATGCACTGTACCATAACGCGTAAGAAATCTGGAGATGTgaagtgattgtcaatgagacgggcacaggacgtttgcgcttttttacctgtaaaccgataggacatttgcgctttaattttgattcacctgAAGTTtattaaattgaccggacatttgcgtTTTTTACCTATCGTCGTCCATCTGTAATTTTAAGGAGAAGTAATATTACGTAGATGAATTTCACttatatttttcattgttatgACAAATGGTGCAGAATCCTTCCATGCCCACTTTAATGAACAGTTCTACTCACTCATtctgtaaatattgtttttctttttgaagaGTATCATTTAACAACAGTCGGTTAATTACATTACGATTTGTTACATTGATGAACAGGCACCCCAGAATTGAGAAAcatgattatttatttgaaaaatgggAGAAATACCAGTCAGAACAGATAACAATTATAGCTATTTTTTTCCGGTCCTTTGGCTTCAGATATCAAGCGAAAACTGACCTGTGATGACTACATACGTGTTAACATGTCTTAAAGAATTTTTCTTTTACTAATTTTAGCTGTACATAAACATATATCAATGTGCTTTTAAAGAAATGTGCTAtgcaatgattttaaaatttttaactcTGCGAGGTCAAACCTGCCGGTCCCAAGCCCGGATAAAAGAGGGGGATAgtcataaaaaccaaatattgcaaaagcgaAAATGTCTTATGTAAAACGCgcaaatgtccatttttaaaaagcgcaaatgtctatttttaaaaaccgcaaatgtcctatgatttgaagtGCAAGTGTCCAAAaataaaagcgcaaatgtcccgCGCAGAATGAGACAACTTATCTTAAAGACAAAATACTCAGATAAATCTTCATTACCAGACAAAGACGTTGAAAATGAATGTTCTTGAACTTTGGGCAtcattgtaaattttatttttaatttcagttattagaataatttttttaacttaatatgCAAAGCGACGTTTTTGGAGGATCTGTCCCAAGTTGAAAGGATGGTGAATTGTTGGATATTTAGAGTTTATCACACTTTTATGTGCCTCGATATAACCCTGCTTAGTCGGTCCACATATATCGAATCTACGACTTTGAGAAGTGACCATAAATTTTAACTAGATTTCAATAAATCGGAGTGCTCTTATAGCGGtactttgtgtctattgtttttatgtatgtCGTTTTTTAATTGCTTACGTTCACTTCGTTTGAACTCTGGccgaaagttgtctcattgacaatcttaCCATAAattataatcttatttttaaagaGATTTCATGTCTTATAAGagttttctaattttagttttgtTCATTTGATTGTTTTCGTTGATCTAGGAAAAAATGTAAATCGGTCTATCAAAGGTAAAGCTGTGACATTAAAGATCATTAAAGATTTGCAATATTCTACCAAACTTTAAAGAGGAGTAAATCAGCTAAGTaatcttaatttttaatttactaTGCATTCTCATTGAATGATGAATACCacaaattttatttcttcaaacagGTCGTTCCGGAAAGGATATGGTCACAAACTTAGAAAGAAATGCCGTAAAATATCCAGACTTGAGCCAGGCATACTTGACAAAGGCCGAAAAGACAAGGAGGGGCATAGATGATGCTTTTAAGAAAGAGAATGTAGTCAAGTGTTTGACTGATGCCGAAAGAAAATTTGACCAATTGGAAGAATGTTTACAGAAAAGTCAAGGTATCTTTCAAAAGTTTACACGATTGCTACAAAACTAAAAGTTATACTAAACTATATGCGTCCTAAGCGCTCAAttgtaaatacaaaaacatataaaaaacggTGACCGAAGGAGATTTGGAACAAAACGAGGAAGCACTGTAGTGCTGAAACAAAGgactttaaacaaaataaatcaagTGTTCCCTTTTCCCACTTATTCCGATACACTAGCTGTTTAACGTTGTTATGGAAAATATTTGAAGCCATTTATTGTGATAtgcaaatctttatatatatccAAATTCACATATGATTATTGTCTGTAAATAAAAATGGTAGAATCAAATTGAAAATagatattttctatttatgtGTTACCTGTCCATTAAAAGGGTGGCATACTTCACTATAGGCGCAAGCTGAGATCAGTATAATGTTTTACCGTATAAAAAATGCAAACATTATatataagagaagattttttcaATAGGTCGCACTGTCAATTTTGTTCATTCATTTCTCAGGCTATATGCTTCAATAAAAAAACATCCGATGATATGGGATAACTCGTGTTAGACAGTGAAAGCCATgactataaaaaaaagaactccAAAACAAATACATACCACAACTTGTACGATTTGATAGGAAGAAGCAAGAAATTAGtaaaacaggatttttcttttattacattGCAATGaaacatacttttatttttaattcatatacaaTACAACAACAGGAGCAACCGGAAACGATTACTGGCTAACAGGTCCCCAGTTCACTGCAGCAGATATTCTTCTTGCTGTCATTATGGATCGTTTGACAATACTAGGTCTTGAAGACAGATTCTTTTCCAAATCAGGACGACCGCTGTTGTTTGAATATCAACAAAGAATTAGTCAGAAGAAATCAGTACAGATGCTTAGAGCAGAGGCTAAGAAAATTGGACCGTTGCTGCTTTTATCGGGTGTCAAATCAGTGGCTCCTTATGTTGGTAGTGTTGCAGTACTAGTTTTGGCGATTGGAGCTGGTATTTGGTAcctcaaaaataaatgaaatatgaaacgTAATATGGTTTTCTTTGTTGCATACTGAACTCAGAATAAAAGCTGATGAAGATGTGGGGTCAATAAGAGAGTTACTTAGCAACAGAACTATAGAAATGTACATATCAACATCATCATTATGTTTCCAAGTTGCAACGACAGAAATTTACACTCCAAATCTCGAACAAAACTGCAATGTTATATTTGAAACATAAAAGCTATAAAATTCTAcaaatgttttaatctttttttgcAATAGTTGCTCTCGAAGTCCTGgtgatataaaattttattttttccggATAAAATATTAGTCGTTAAAATATATCCCAACAACCATAAGAgctccaaaatattttttacatgtttaacacTTGTATACCAAGCAATTAACCAAATTTTcacagttaaaaatatttttgaagcgTGCTCTTAATAAACATTTTCTGAAGATAAAAGTTTGAACCAAAATTTAATATTCCGAACATTCTTTCACAATCAGTGGTTGGTTTGTAGTCGTTTGTTCAGCACCCTTGAAAATAAAAGTGAAGTATCACTCTTTCTACTTTGACGTTCTGTGAACCCCCCAAATTTCACATCTGTAGTTCAAACATAGGTATCAAACAACTAGAGGTAATTCATTGCTTCTCATACCGTACATTGTTTTTCAACCTTGCTCGGCAattgttcttttgttgttttttgtgtgtgcAGACTGAATATTACAATTATTACTTAATCAAAGAACCTTTAtcttagtgagcgcgctcacataccacacgcccccacattgtcactggacaaataaaataactcaaagaaaaaaaaattgaatcataatttcctgtcgatatgcacatctacatagtatttCCTTAAATATCTGAATTAACTAAAAAGGTTTTATGatattctgttgtgtagtttcagagggaTTTTGAATGATGACATTAACATGACTGTCTGACGAACGGACTGGCGGACAGACGGACGTGTCAACAACATTATATCCTCCGCAACTTCGTTACGTGGGGTATAATTAATCACGGAAATAGATTAATTATCTACTACTTCAATTTAAACACCTTGATGTGACCACCTTTGATTCTAAAAACTACAATCTTTGATTTCTGGATATTAACTGCTTATCCTTGTTTATTAGCTCTAATGGTTTAAACCGGCAGGCACAGTTTGCATACATTTCACAGCAATgattaaatttatttgtttacatctaTACCGGAACATTACCGTTATCAATAAATTCGTTTT is from Mytilus galloprovincialis chromosome 6, xbMytGall1.hap1.1, whole genome shotgun sequence and encodes:
- the LOC143079231 gene encoding ganglioside-induced differentiation-associated protein 1-like isoform X1, with protein sequence MSTSRFTLYYYYSSFCSQKVLLALFEKDCRFNRKLVNLHTGEQNSPDYMRINSDGLVPVLKDGEKVIVESDKIIQYIDKEVKSGPNLVPDPNTSAGRDVQRLQNLMADINVRLLTFGVIANQELSINGVKMPRIFLKIISGRSGKDMVTNLERNAVKYPDLSQAYLTKAEKTRRGIDDAFKKENVVKCLTDAERKFDQLEECLQKSQGATGNDYWLTGPQFTAADILLAVIMDRLTILGLEDRFFSKSGRPLLFEYQQRISQKKSVQMLRAEAKKIGPLLLLSGVKSVAPYVGSVAVLVLAIGAGIWYLKNK
- the LOC143079231 gene encoding ganglioside-induced differentiation-associated protein 1-like isoform X2, with the translated sequence MRINSDGLVPVLKDGEKVIVESDKIIQYIDKEVKSGPNLVPDPNTSAGRDVQRLQNLMADINVRLLTFGVIANQELSINGVKMPRIFLKIISGRSGKDMVTNLERNAVKYPDLSQAYLTKAEKTRRGIDDAFKKENVVKCLTDAERKFDQLEECLQKSQGATGNDYWLTGPQFTAADILLAVIMDRLTILGLEDRFFSKSGRPLLFEYQQRISQKKSVQMLRAEAKKIGPLLLLSGVKSVAPYVGSVAVLVLAIGAGIWYLKNK